Proteins encoded together in one Paracidovorax wautersii window:
- a CDS encoding ATP-binding protein, producing MNAQFEHLMARAEQLIARIEAVLPQPLAAPDWSAAVAWRYRKRSSGHGVLEPVRHVAGMQLSDLKEIDAQKEKIQRNTQQFVEGKPANNVLLTGARGTGKSSLIRACLHTYADQGLRLIEVDKADLTDLPDIVEVVAGRAEKFIVYCDDLSFEDGEAGYKALKSILDGSIAAATPNVLIYATSNRRHLLPEYMKENLGYTHTADGEVHPGEAVEEKISLSERFGLWVSFYPFSQEEYLTIVAQWLSALGAEPDVIEAASPQALVWALERGSRSGRVAYQFARDFAGRRGLMT from the coding sequence ATGAACGCGCAGTTCGAACACCTGATGGCACGCGCCGAGCAGTTGATCGCGCGCATCGAAGCCGTATTGCCGCAACCGCTGGCGGCACCCGACTGGTCGGCCGCCGTCGCCTGGCGCTACCGCAAGCGCAGCAGCGGCCACGGCGTGCTGGAGCCCGTGCGCCATGTCGCGGGCATGCAGTTGTCGGATCTCAAGGAGATCGACGCGCAGAAGGAGAAGATCCAGCGCAACACGCAGCAGTTCGTGGAAGGCAAGCCGGCCAACAACGTGCTGCTCACGGGCGCCCGAGGCACTGGCAAGTCGTCCCTGATCCGGGCCTGCCTGCACACCTATGCCGACCAGGGCCTGCGGCTCATTGAGGTGGACAAGGCCGACCTGACGGATCTGCCCGACATCGTCGAGGTCGTTGCCGGCCGGGCGGAGAAATTCATCGTTTACTGTGACGACCTGAGCTTCGAGGATGGCGAGGCGGGATACAAGGCGCTCAAGTCGATCCTCGACGGCTCGATCGCTGCCGCTACGCCCAACGTGCTCATCTACGCCACGAGCAACCGCCGCCATCTGCTCCCGGAGTACATGAAGGAAAACCTCGGCTATACGCATACGGCCGACGGCGAGGTTCACCCCGGCGAGGCCGTGGAAGAAAAAATCTCGCTGTCGGAGCGCTTTGGCCTGTGGGTGAGCTTCTATCCTTTCAGCCAGGAGGAGTACCTCACCATCGTCGCGCAATGGTTGTCCGCACTGGGCGCGGAGCCCGATGTGATCGAAGCGGCGAGTCCGCAGGCGCTGGTATGGGCGCTGGAGCGGGGTTCGCGCAGCGGCCGTGTGGCCTACCAATTCGCCCGCGATTTCGCCGGCCGGCGCGGGCTGATGACCTGA
- the argJ gene encoding bifunctional glutamate N-acetyltransferase/amino-acid acetyltransferase ArgJ, which yields MPVNLSAPIASDLHPIAGVRIGVTEAGVRKAQRKDLTVFLLDEGASVAGVFTKNRFCAAPVQVCREHLQAAQGVRAMVVNTGNANAGTGADGLQRARVTCEALAAQLGIAPQQVLPFSTGVIMEPLPHDRIAAALPAALADAQPAHWGRAAEGIMTTDTLPKAFSTQVQLSGGATVSITGISKGAGMIRPNMATMLGFLATDAKVAPALVQQLVRDLADQSFNRVTIDGDTSTNDSFVLVATHRADHAEITSLDSADGQALKAGLLEVAQKLAQAIVRDGEGATKFITVRIEGGKTDEECRQVAYAIAHSPLVKTAFFASDPNLGRILAAVGYAGIEDLDQSKIDLFLDDVHVAVQGGRNPAYREEDGQRVMKQSEITVRVALGRGDAVDTVWTCDLSHDYVTINADYRS from the coding sequence ATGCCCGTGAATCTTTCCGCCCCCATCGCTTCCGACCTGCACCCCATTGCCGGCGTCCGTATCGGTGTGACCGAGGCCGGCGTGCGCAAGGCGCAACGCAAGGATCTGACAGTCTTCCTGCTGGACGAAGGCGCTAGCGTCGCGGGTGTGTTCACCAAGAACCGTTTCTGCGCCGCACCCGTGCAGGTGTGCCGGGAGCACCTGCAGGCCGCGCAGGGGGTGCGGGCCATGGTGGTCAACACCGGCAATGCCAACGCCGGAACCGGCGCGGATGGCCTGCAACGCGCACGCGTCACCTGCGAGGCGCTGGCCGCGCAACTCGGCATTGCGCCGCAGCAGGTACTGCCGTTCTCCACGGGCGTCATCATGGAACCGCTGCCGCACGACCGGATCGCCGCTGCCCTGCCGGCCGCGCTGGCCGATGCGCAGCCTGCGCACTGGGGGCGCGCGGCGGAGGGCATCATGACCACCGATACGCTGCCCAAAGCCTTCAGCACGCAGGTGCAACTGAGTGGGGGTGCCACGGTATCCATCACCGGCATCTCGAAGGGCGCTGGCATGATCCGGCCCAACATGGCCACGATGCTGGGCTTCCTCGCGACGGATGCGAAGGTCGCTCCCGCGCTGGTCCAGCAACTGGTACGTGATTTGGCGGACCAGTCGTTCAACCGGGTGACGATCGACGGTGACACGTCGACCAATGATTCCTTCGTGCTGGTCGCCACGCACCGCGCGGACCATGCCGAGATCACCTCGCTGGACAGCGCCGATGGCCAGGCGCTGAAGGCCGGCCTGCTGGAAGTGGCGCAAAAACTGGCCCAGGCCATCGTGCGGGACGGCGAAGGCGCCACCAAGTTCATCACCGTGCGCATCGAGGGGGGCAAGACCGATGAGGAATGCCGCCAGGTGGCGTATGCGATCGCGCATTCGCCGCTGGTCAAGACGGCGTTCTTCGCCAGCGATCCGAACCTGGGGCGCATTTTGGCGGCCGTCGGCTATGCGGGCATCGAGGACCTGGACCAGTCCAAGATCGACCTGTTCTTGGACGATGTGCATGTGGCCGTGCAGGGCGGGCGCAATCCTGCCTACCGCGAAGAGGACGGCCAGCGCGTGATGAAGCAAAGCGAGATCACGGTGCGCGTGGCGCTGGGCCGCGGCGACGCGGTCGACACCGTGTGGACCTGCGATCTCAGCCACGATTACGTGACCATCAACGCGGACTACCGTTCTTGA
- the secA gene encoding preprotein translocase subunit SecA, translating into MATNFLTKLFGSRNDRLLKQYRKTVARINAMEPEYEKLSDEALRGKTQEFKERVAKGESLDELLPEAFAVVREGSKRIMKMRHFDMQLLGGMSLHYGKISEMRTGEGKTLTATLPVYLNALSGKGVHVVTVNDYLANRDAQWMGRLYNFLGLSVGINLPQMPREEKQAAYGADITYGTNNEYGFDYLRDNMVYETGDRVQRGLNYAIVDEVDSILIDEARTPLIISGQAEDHTAMYVAMNKVVPFLVRQEGEADPRTGEGVTKPGDFTLDEKTHQVFLTEQGHETAERLLATHGLIAEGASLYDPANISLMHHLYAALRANHLYHRDQHYVVQQGEIVIVDEFTGRLMAGRRWSDGLHQAVEAKEGVEIQAENQTLASITFQNYFRLYAKLAGMTGTADTEAYEFQEIYGLETVVIPPNRPSKRDDQLDRVYKTTREKYEAAIKDIRECHERGQPVLVGTTSIENSEIIDQLLQQAGLPHQVLNAKQHAREADIVAQAGRVGMITIATNMAGRGTDIVLGGNIEKAVEAIETDESLDEASKQARIAELRAQWKIDHEKVQALGGLRIIATERHESRRIDNQLRGRSGRQGDPGSSRFYLSLDDSLMRIFAGDRVKAIMDRLKMPDGEAIEAGIVTRSIESAQRKVEARNFDVRKQLLEYDDVANDQRKVIYQQRNEILDAADLSELIAAMRDDCLTDVVRQYVPAESVEEQWDIAGLEKVLAEEWQLVLSLQQEVQAADAITDDEILERVLTVARESFDAKVAQVGEANFTQFERMVLLQTFDSNWRDHLSALDYLRQGIHLRGYAQKQPKQEYKREAFELFRQLIDQVKTGVTKVLMTVQVQSSAQLEEAAEALESRGENIANVTYSAPTETGEVETTAESQPAGDANGARVGRNDPCPCGSGKKFKQCHGKLA; encoded by the coding sequence ATGGCCACCAACTTCCTCACCAAACTATTCGGCAGTCGCAACGACCGTCTGCTCAAGCAATACCGCAAGACGGTCGCTCGCATCAATGCGATGGAGCCGGAATACGAGAAGTTGAGCGACGAGGCCTTGCGGGGCAAGACGCAGGAATTCAAGGAGCGCGTGGCGAAGGGCGAAAGCCTGGATGAATTGCTGCCCGAGGCTTTCGCGGTGGTGCGCGAAGGTTCCAAGCGCATCATGAAGATGCGCCACTTCGACATGCAGTTGCTCGGTGGCATGTCGCTGCACTACGGCAAGATCTCGGAAATGCGCACGGGCGAGGGCAAGACGTTGACGGCCACGCTGCCCGTGTATCTCAATGCACTGTCCGGCAAGGGCGTGCACGTGGTGACGGTCAACGATTACCTGGCCAACCGCGATGCCCAGTGGATGGGTCGGCTGTACAACTTCCTGGGGCTGAGTGTCGGCATCAACCTGCCGCAAATGCCGCGCGAAGAGAAGCAGGCGGCCTATGGCGCTGACATCACGTACGGAACGAACAACGAGTACGGCTTCGACTACCTGCGCGACAACATGGTCTACGAGACCGGTGACCGGGTCCAGCGGGGCCTGAACTACGCCATCGTGGATGAGGTGGACTCCATCCTGATCGACGAAGCACGTACGCCTCTGATCATCAGCGGCCAGGCAGAAGACCACACGGCAATGTACGTGGCCATGAACAAGGTCGTGCCCTTCCTGGTCCGCCAGGAGGGCGAGGCCGACCCGCGTACGGGCGAGGGCGTCACCAAGCCGGGCGACTTTACGCTGGACGAAAAGACCCACCAGGTGTTCCTGACCGAGCAGGGCCATGAAACCGCCGAGCGCCTGCTGGCGACCCATGGGCTCATCGCCGAAGGCGCCTCGCTCTACGATCCGGCCAACATTTCGCTGATGCACCACCTGTATGCGGCGCTGCGGGCCAACCACCTGTACCACCGCGACCAGCACTACGTCGTGCAGCAGGGCGAGATCGTGATCGTGGACGAGTTCACCGGCCGCCTCATGGCAGGCCGCCGCTGGAGCGATGGCCTGCACCAGGCCGTGGAAGCCAAGGAAGGCGTGGAGATCCAGGCCGAGAACCAGACCCTGGCGTCCATCACGTTCCAGAACTACTTCCGCCTGTATGCCAAGCTGGCCGGCATGACCGGTACCGCTGATACCGAGGCCTACGAGTTCCAGGAGATCTACGGCCTGGAGACGGTGGTGATCCCCCCGAACCGGCCCAGCAAGCGCGACGACCAGCTGGACCGCGTGTACAAAACCACGCGCGAGAAGTACGAAGCCGCCATCAAGGACATCCGGGAGTGCCACGAGCGTGGGCAGCCCGTGCTGGTGGGCACGACGTCGATCGAGAACTCCGAAATCATCGATCAGCTGCTGCAGCAGGCCGGCTTGCCGCACCAGGTACTCAATGCCAAGCAGCATGCCCGCGAAGCCGACATCGTGGCCCAGGCAGGACGCGTGGGCATGATCACCATCGCCACCAACATGGCGGGTCGTGGCACCGACATCGTGCTGGGCGGCAACATCGAGAAGGCCGTGGAGGCCATCGAGACCGACGAGTCGCTGGACGAGGCAAGCAAGCAGGCGCGCATTGCCGAACTGCGTGCCCAGTGGAAGATCGACCACGAGAAGGTGCAGGCCCTGGGCGGCTTGCGCATCATCGCCACCGAGCGCCATGAGTCCCGCCGCATTGACAACCAGCTGCGCGGTCGCTCGGGCCGCCAAGGCGATCCCGGCTCTTCGCGCTTCTACCTGAGCCTGGACGATTCGCTGATGCGCATCTTCGCCGGCGATCGCGTCAAGGCGATCATGGACCGCCTGAAGATGCCCGACGGCGAAGCCATCGAGGCCGGCATCGTCACGCGCAGCATCGAATCGGCGCAGCGCAAGGTCGAGGCGCGCAACTTCGACGTGCGCAAGCAACTACTTGAGTACGACGATGTCGCCAACGACCAGCGCAAGGTCATCTACCAGCAGCGCAATGAAATTCTGGACGCGGCGGACTTGTCCGAGCTGATCGCGGCGATGCGCGACGACTGCCTGACCGACGTGGTGCGCCAGTACGTGCCGGCCGAATCGGTGGAAGAGCAGTGGGACATCGCTGGCCTGGAGAAAGTGCTCGCGGAAGAGTGGCAACTGGTCCTTTCGCTCCAGCAAGAAGTGCAGGCCGCCGATGCGATCACGGACGACGAGATCCTGGAGCGTGTGCTGACTGTGGCTCGGGAGTCCTTCGATGCCAAGGTGGCGCAGGTGGGCGAGGCGAACTTTACGCAGTTCGAGCGCATGGTGCTGCTGCAGACCTTCGACTCCAACTGGCGCGACCACCTCAGCGCGCTGGATTACCTGCGCCAGGGCATCCATCTGCGCGGCTATGCCCAGAAGCAGCCCAAGCAGGAATACAAGCGCGAGGCGTTCGAGTTGTTCCGTCAGCTGATCGACCAGGTCAAGACGGGCGTGACCAAGGTCCTGATGACCGTGCAGGTGCAGTCCAGCGCCCAATTAGAAGAGGCTGCAGAGGCCCTGGAGAGCCGCGGCGAGAACATCGCCAACGTGACCTATAGCGCACCGACCGAGACCGGCGAGGTGGAAACCACTGCTGAAAGCCAGCCGGCAGGCGATGCGAACGGCGCCCGAGTGGGCCGCAATGATCCCTGCCCGTGCGGCAGCGGCAAGAAGTTCAAGCAGTGCCACGGCAAGCTGGCCTGA
- a CDS encoding M23 family metallopeptidase, giving the protein MHVIITDARLARSRAIHLSGARLLAVGLLLSLVLMLVAAGLYHLVFLKGAREGWPVVGSLVRLVVQDEFDERDRFMRANLDAMARKVGEMQARVMQLESLGDRVMGLAGMPPVSSTKPPGQGGALVASHSLSMEELNRTLAALEQVTSQRVDLMTVVESRLFDQRIRKNMVPSQAPVLGRDIGSTFGWRIDPLTGQSALHTGLDFPADTGTAILAAAGGMVVTQEFHPAYGNMLEVDHGNQLITRYAHASKTLVKRGDLVRRGQKIAEVGTTGRSTGPHLHFEVLVEGVPQDPQKFLMAQGDGNAARVAQAGGTSPRVPAQTAAAGR; this is encoded by the coding sequence GTGCATGTGATTATTACGGACGCGCGCCTGGCCCGCAGCCGGGCCATCCATCTTTCCGGTGCGCGTTTGCTGGCGGTCGGCCTGCTTCTGTCTCTGGTCCTGATGCTGGTGGCCGCCGGGCTCTACCATCTGGTGTTCCTCAAGGGCGCGCGTGAGGGCTGGCCCGTCGTCGGTTCGCTGGTCCGCCTCGTCGTGCAGGACGAGTTCGATGAACGCGACCGCTTCATGCGTGCCAACCTCGACGCCATGGCCCGCAAGGTCGGCGAGATGCAGGCCCGCGTCATGCAACTGGAGTCGCTGGGTGACCGGGTGATGGGGCTCGCCGGCATGCCACCCGTCAGTTCTACCAAGCCCCCGGGCCAGGGGGGCGCGCTGGTGGCCAGCCATTCGCTGAGCATGGAGGAACTGAACCGCACGCTCGCGGCGCTGGAACAGGTGACCAGCCAGCGGGTCGATCTGATGACCGTGGTCGAGTCCCGGCTCTTCGATCAGCGCATCCGCAAGAACATGGTGCCCAGCCAGGCTCCGGTCTTGGGGCGTGATATCGGGTCGACCTTCGGCTGGCGCATCGACCCGCTGACAGGGCAGTCCGCATTGCACACCGGGCTGGACTTTCCGGCAGACACGGGAACGGCGATCCTCGCCGCCGCTGGCGGCATGGTGGTGACCCAGGAGTTCCACCCCGCCTACGGCAACATGCTCGAGGTCGACCATGGCAACCAGTTGATCACCCGGTATGCCCATGCTTCCAAGACCCTGGTCAAGCGCGGGGATCTGGTGCGGCGGGGCCAGAAGATCGCCGAGGTGGGTACGACAGGCCGTTCCACCGGGCCGCACCTGCATTTCGAGGTGTTGGTGGAAGGGGTTCCCCAGGATCCGCAGAAGTTTCTGATGGCCCAGGGCGACGGCAACGCCGCACGGGTGGCGCAGGCGGGCGGGACGTCGCCCCGGGTACCTGCCCAGACCGCAGCAGCAGGCAGGTAA
- a CDS encoding ClpXP protease specificity-enhancing factor has product MNAQDSTSTRPYLIRALYEWCTDNGFTPYVAVRVDGSVQVPREYVKDGEIVLNVSYDATSALQLGNDFIEFKARFGGKPRDIMVPVSHVIAIYARENGQGMAFPPPAERVLDDGAVVEELSPAAVSDAKADAEVGEVEASSASERVMQLVPVEGESGDSGPDGPRPQPPSGGARPSLKRVK; this is encoded by the coding sequence ATGAACGCCCAGGACTCCACCTCCACGCGCCCCTACCTCATCCGGGCCTTGTACGAGTGGTGCACCGACAATGGTTTCACCCCATACGTGGCGGTGCGCGTGGACGGTTCCGTGCAAGTGCCGCGCGAATACGTCAAGGACGGTGAAATTGTCCTCAATGTCAGCTATGACGCGACCAGCGCTCTGCAGCTTGGCAATGACTTCATCGAGTTCAAGGCGCGTTTCGGCGGCAAGCCGCGGGACATCATGGTGCCTGTCAGCCACGTCATCGCCATCTATGCGCGGGAGAATGGGCAGGGCATGGCTTTCCCGCCTCCGGCGGAGCGCGTGCTCGATGATGGAGCCGTGGTTGAGGAGTTGTCGCCGGCTGCGGTGTCTGACGCCAAGGCCGACGCCGAAGTCGGGGAGGTGGAAGCGTCGTCCGCCTCCGAGCGCGTGATGCAATTGGTGCCCGTGGAGGGCGAGAGCGGGGACTCGGGACCAGACGGACCGCGCCCGCAACCCCCGTCGGGTGGTGCCCGTCCGTCCCTCAAGCGCGTCAAGTAA
- a CDS encoding glutathione S-transferase N-terminal domain-containing protein, producing MMVLYSGTTCPFSHRCRFVLFEKGMDFEIRDVDLYNKPEDISVMNPYGQVPILVERDLILYESNIINEYIDERFPHPQLMPGDPVDRARVRLFLLNFEKELFVHVNMLESRAAKGNEKALEKARSHIRDRLTQLAPVFLKNKYMLGDNFSMLDVAIAPLLWRLDYYGIDLSKNAAPLLKYAERIFSRPAYIEALTPSEKVMRK from the coding sequence ATGATGGTGCTTTATTCGGGTACGACTTGCCCCTTCTCCCATCGCTGCCGCTTCGTCCTGTTCGAAAAGGGCATGGACTTCGAGATCCGCGATGTGGACCTGTACAACAAGCCCGAAGACATCAGCGTGATGAACCCTTACGGCCAGGTGCCCATCCTGGTGGAGCGGGACCTGATCCTGTACGAGTCGAACATCATCAACGAGTACATCGACGAGCGCTTTCCCCACCCCCAGCTGATGCCCGGTGACCCAGTGGACCGCGCCCGTGTGCGCCTGTTCCTGCTCAACTTCGAGAAGGAACTGTTCGTTCACGTGAACATGCTGGAGTCGCGCGCTGCCAAGGGCAACGAAAAGGCCCTGGAAAAGGCCCGTTCGCATATCCGTGACCGCCTGACGCAGCTGGCGCCCGTGTTCCTGAAGAACAAGTACATGCTGGGCGATAACTTCTCCATGCTGGACGTCGCCATCGCGCCCCTGCTCTGGCGCCTGGACTACTACGGCATCGACCTCAGCAAGAACGCTGCACCGCTGCTGAAGTACGCCGAGCGCATCTTCTCTCGCCCGGCCTACATCGAAGCGCTCACGCCCTCCGAGAAGGTCATGCGCAAGTAA
- a CDS encoding cytochrome c1 has translation MKKIILTLVAALTVAAGAHAAEGGIAWDKAPGKVTDTASLQNGAKLFVNYCLSCHSASSMRFNRLQDIGLTEQQIKDNLLFTTDKVGETMKAAIDPRQAKEWFGGNPPDLSVIARSRAGHGGTGSDYLYTFLRTFYRDDTKATGWNNLAFPSVGMPHALWQLQGDRRPVFEEHESHGHKTQVFKGWEQVSAGTMTPLQYDQAVGDLVNYLQWMGEPAQNTRVRVGVWVLIFLGIFTVIAWRLNAAFWKDVK, from the coding sequence ATGAAGAAGATCATCCTCACGTTGGTGGCTGCGCTGACAGTCGCTGCAGGTGCACATGCAGCGGAGGGCGGCATCGCCTGGGACAAGGCGCCCGGCAAGGTGACCGACACGGCATCGCTGCAGAATGGCGCCAAGCTGTTCGTCAACTACTGCCTGAGCTGCCACTCGGCATCGTCCATGCGGTTCAACCGTCTGCAGGACATCGGGCTGACCGAGCAGCAGATCAAGGACAACCTGCTGTTCACGACGGACAAGGTGGGCGAGACCATGAAGGCCGCCATCGACCCGCGCCAAGCCAAGGAGTGGTTCGGCGGCAACCCGCCCGACCTGTCCGTGATCGCGCGTTCGCGCGCCGGCCACGGTGGCACAGGATCGGATTACCTGTACACCTTCCTGCGGACTTTCTACCGCGACGACACCAAGGCCACGGGCTGGAACAACCTCGCCTTCCCTAGCGTCGGCATGCCGCACGCCCTGTGGCAACTGCAGGGCGATCGCCGCCCGGTGTTCGAAGAGCACGAGAGCCACGGCCACAAGACGCAGGTCTTCAAAGGGTGGGAACAAGTCTCGGCTGGTACCATGACGCCCTTGCAATATGACCAGGCTGTGGGTGATCTCGTCAATTACCTGCAGTGGATGGGCGAGCCGGCGCAAAATACGCGGGTTCGCGTAGGCGTCTGGGTGCTGATTTTCCTCGGCATCTTTACTGTCATTGCCTGGAGGCTGAATGCGGCCTTCTGGAAAGACGTCAAGTAA
- a CDS encoding cytochrome bc complex cytochrome b subunit has protein sequence MAYREFKDISPNASTGAKVTNWFENRFPTAFDAYRVHMSEYYAPKNFNFWYIFGSLALLVLVIQIVTGIFLVMHYKPDAAKAFESVEYIMRDVPWGWLIRYMHSTGASAFFVVVYLHMFRGLLYGSYRKPRELVWIFGCAIFLALMAEAFMGYLLPWGQMSYWGAQVIVNLFAAIPFVGPDLALLIRGDYVVGDATLNRFFSFHVIAVPLVLLGLVVAHLLALHDVGSNNPDGIEIKGPNAPKDEHGHPLDGIPFHPYYTVHDIFGVCVFLFIFSAVVFFAPEFGGYFLEYNNFIPADPLKTPAHIAPVWYFTPFYSMLRAITSEMMYALIACVVLAAGLGVVKGKLPAFIKGAVVLAAVVAIALMLSIDAKFWGVVVMGGAVIILFFLPWLDMSPVKSIRYRPSWHKYLYGIFVVNFVVLAYLGVQPPSPIGERVSQVGTLFYFGFFLLMPWWSRLGTPKPVPDRVTFAAH, from the coding sequence ATGGCATACCGCGAATTCAAGGACATCTCCCCCAACGCCTCCACCGGCGCCAAGGTCACCAACTGGTTCGAGAACCGCTTCCCCACGGCCTTCGACGCCTACCGCGTGCACATGTCGGAGTACTACGCTCCGAAGAACTTCAACTTCTGGTACATCTTCGGCTCGCTGGCCCTCCTGGTGCTGGTGATCCAGATCGTCACCGGCATCTTCCTCGTGATGCACTACAAGCCCGACGCCGCCAAGGCGTTCGAGTCCGTCGAGTACATCATGCGCGACGTGCCCTGGGGCTGGCTGATCCGCTACATGCACTCCACGGGGGCTTCGGCGTTCTTCGTGGTGGTGTATCTGCACATGTTCCGCGGGCTGCTTTACGGCTCCTACCGCAAGCCGCGCGAGCTGGTCTGGATCTTCGGTTGCGCGATCTTCCTGGCGCTCATGGCCGAGGCCTTCATGGGCTACCTGCTGCCCTGGGGCCAGATGTCGTACTGGGGCGCGCAAGTGATCGTGAACCTGTTCGCGGCCATCCCCTTCGTCGGTCCTGATCTGGCCCTGCTGATCCGCGGTGACTACGTGGTGGGCGACGCCACGCTGAACCGCTTCTTCAGCTTCCACGTGATCGCCGTGCCGCTGGTGCTGCTGGGCCTGGTGGTCGCCCACTTGCTGGCGCTGCACGACGTGGGTTCCAACAACCCTGACGGCATCGAGATCAAAGGCCCGAATGCGCCCAAGGACGAACACGGCCATCCGCTGGACGGCATCCCCTTCCACCCGTACTACACCGTGCACGACATCTTCGGCGTGTGCGTGTTCCTGTTCATCTTCTCGGCCGTGGTGTTCTTCGCGCCAGAGTTCGGCGGCTACTTCCTGGAGTACAACAACTTCATTCCCGCCGATCCGCTGAAGACGCCCGCCCACATCGCCCCCGTGTGGTACTTCACGCCGTTCTATTCCATGCTGCGTGCCATCACCAGCGAAATGATGTACGCACTGATCGCCTGCGTGGTGTTGGCGGCCGGCCTGGGCGTCGTCAAAGGCAAGCTGCCGGCCTTCATCAAGGGCGCGGTGGTTCTCGCTGCGGTGGTGGCCATTGCCCTGATGCTCTCCATCGACGCCAAGTTCTGGGGTGTGGTGGTGATGGGTGGCGCAGTCATCATTCTGTTCTTCCTGCCTTGGCTCGACATGAGCCCGGTGAAGTCCATCCGCTACCGCCCGAGCTGGCACAAGTACCTGTACGGCATATTTGTCGTCAACTTCGTGGTGCTGGCTTATCTCGGGGTGCAGCCACCCTCGCCGATCGGTGAGCGCGTGTCGCAGGTGGGAACGCTGTTCTATTTCGGTTTCTTCCTGCTGATGCCGTGGTGGAGCCGCCTCGGCACGCCCAAGCCGGTGCCCGATCGTGTGACCTTTGCTGCGCATTGA
- the petA gene encoding ubiquinol-cytochrome c reductase iron-sulfur subunit has protein sequence MSETPIDSSKRTWLIASGCAGAVGGVATAVPFVSTFQPSEKAKAAGAAVEVDISALKPGEKITVEWRGKPVWIVKRTPEQLAGLPGLDGQLADPKSERKPSELTPEYARNEARSIKPEILVAVGICSHLGCSPSDKFVPGAQPSLPDDWKGGFLCPCHGSTFDMAGRVFKNKPAPDNLEVPPHMYLSDTKLLIGEDKKA, from the coding sequence ATGAGCGAAACTCCAATCGACTCCAGCAAGCGGACGTGGCTGATCGCGTCCGGATGCGCTGGTGCGGTGGGCGGCGTGGCGACGGCCGTTCCCTTTGTGAGCACTTTCCAGCCTTCCGAGAAGGCGAAAGCCGCGGGCGCCGCGGTCGAGGTGGACATCTCTGCTTTGAAGCCGGGCGAGAAGATCACGGTGGAGTGGCGTGGCAAGCCGGTGTGGATCGTCAAACGCACGCCCGAGCAACTGGCAGGGCTGCCGGGGCTCGATGGCCAACTGGCCGACCCGAAATCCGAGCGCAAGCCCAGCGAGCTGACGCCCGAATACGCCCGCAACGAGGCCCGTTCGATCAAACCCGAGATCCTGGTGGCCGTCGGCATCTGCTCCCACCTGGGGTGCTCGCCCTCCGACAAGTTCGTGCCGGGTGCGCAACCCTCGCTGCCCGACGACTGGAAGGGCGGCTTCCTGTGCCCCTGCCATGGCTCCACGTTCGACATGGCCGGCCGCGTCTTCAAGAACAAGCCCGCGCCCGACAACCTCGAGGTGCCACCCCACATGTACCTGTCGGACACCAAGCTCCTGATCGGTGAAGACAAGAAGGCCTGA
- the mscL gene encoding large conductance mechanosensitive channel protein MscL — protein sequence MGIAKEFREFAVKGNVIDLAVGVIIGGAFGKIVDSVVNDLIMPVVGLVFGRLDFTNLFLVLGTVPAGVPNTLDALRKAGVPVLAYGSFITVAVNFAILAFIIFMMVKQINRLKREAPPAPPAAPAPTPEDIVLLREIRDSLARRG from the coding sequence ATGGGCATTGCAAAGGAGTTCAGGGAGTTTGCGGTCAAGGGGAATGTGATAGATCTGGCCGTGGGCGTGATCATTGGCGGGGCCTTCGGGAAGATCGTGGATTCCGTCGTCAACGACCTGATCATGCCGGTGGTCGGCCTGGTATTCGGCAGACTCGATTTCACCAACCTGTTTCTGGTTTTAGGCACCGTGCCGGCGGGTGTGCCCAACACGCTCGATGCATTGCGCAAAGCCGGCGTTCCGGTATTGGCCTATGGCAGTTTCATTACCGTCGCCGTGAATTTCGCCATTCTCGCTTTCATCATTTTCATGATGGTCAAGCAAATCAACCGGCTCAAGCGCGAAGCACCGCCCGCCCCTCCCGCGGCACCGGCTCCGACGCCCGAAGACATCGTGTTGCTGCGCGAGATTCGCGACAGCCTCGCGCGCCGCGGCTGA